The Clostridium chauvoei genome has a window encoding:
- a CDS encoding efflux RND transporter permease subunit: MYKFGKFIGKNRIIVLIIAVLLTIPSIFGMVATKTNYDMLTYLPKDLESVEGQKIIDNSFGSSEIAMLVLENVKDYEVSDIVKEIEELDGVDSVIWLRDLVDLEIPKEMLPKDILDMVYRDECTLVPINLSESSADDKTLKAIGDIRSIAEEHTGKYHLSGIAPLLKDMIQVADHERGFYVLLAVILAVIVLILTSTSFIIPILFLLGIGFAVIYNMGTNYFLGEISYITKAIAAVLQLGVTMDFSIFLFHRYEEEREKGIDKLEAMAIAIANTASSVSGAAFTTIAGFLALVFMKLGLGKDIGIVMAKGVLFGIISTITILPSLIIISDPIINKFKHKEIIPKFDKLAKTVTKRPILFIIIAIIIAIPAIYGQQHTKVYYNVDRGLPQDMPSIVALNHLKETYDMQTTDFIGVKDDLSINEVNEMVSKIENVAGVTTVLAYTKVVGPMVPLDAIPDKDKEVFFGNGYQRIFVNSSYSNASDEVSKQLEEIDNIVKEYDEDGFITGEAPLTKDLITISDIDFENVNIISILVVFIIIAIVLQSISLPIILVAEIQLAIFINMGIPTYTHTVIPFVSSIVIGCIQLGSTVDYAILLTTRFKEELQYTTDKRKAMEKALSSSGKSIVTSAASFFAATIGVVFISKIDLISSLTSMMARGAIISMLVILFILPAILLVLEPVINKTTYNWKKTNNIQEEK, from the coding sequence ATGTATAAATTCGGAAAGTTTATAGGTAAAAACAGAATAATAGTACTTATAATAGCTGTACTATTAACTATTCCATCAATATTTGGAATGGTAGCTACAAAAACTAATTATGATATGCTGACATATTTACCTAAGGATTTAGAATCAGTAGAAGGACAAAAAATTATAGATAATTCTTTTGGATCATCAGAAATAGCTATGCTTGTTCTAGAGAATGTAAAAGATTATGAAGTGTCAGATATCGTAAAAGAAATTGAAGAATTGGATGGTGTAGATTCAGTAATTTGGTTAAGAGATTTAGTTGATTTAGAGATTCCTAAAGAAATGTTACCAAAGGATATTTTGGATATGGTATATAGAGATGAGTGTACATTAGTTCCAATAAATCTTTCAGAATCTTCAGCAGATGATAAAACATTAAAAGCTATAGGAGATATAAGAAGTATAGCAGAGGAGCATACAGGAAAATATCATTTAAGTGGTATAGCACCATTACTTAAGGATATGATTCAAGTTGCAGATCATGAAAGAGGTTTTTATGTATTGTTAGCAGTAATTTTAGCAGTAATAGTACTTATTTTAACTTCAACATCTTTTATAATACCAATATTATTTCTTTTAGGAATTGGATTTGCTGTAATTTATAATATGGGAACAAATTATTTTTTGGGAGAAATATCTTATATAACAAAAGCTATTGCAGCAGTACTTCAATTAGGGGTAACAATGGATTTCTCTATATTTTTATTTCATCGTTATGAGGAGGAAAGAGAGAAGGGGATTGATAAATTGGAAGCTATGGCAATAGCTATAGCAAATACAGCAAGCTCTGTATCAGGAGCAGCCTTTACAACAATAGCAGGATTTTTAGCTTTAGTATTTATGAAGCTTGGTTTAGGTAAAGATATAGGGATAGTAATGGCTAAAGGAGTTTTATTTGGTATTATATCGACAATTACAATATTACCATCATTAATAATAATTTCAGATCCGATTATTAATAAATTTAAACACAAAGAAATAATACCTAAGTTTGATAAGTTAGCAAAAACAGTTACTAAAAGACCAATACTATTTATAATTATAGCAATAATTATAGCTATACCAGCTATTTATGGGCAACAACATACTAAAGTTTATTACAATGTTGATAGAGGACTACCACAAGATATGCCATCAATAGTAGCATTGAATCATTTGAAAGAAACCTATGATATGCAAACAACAGATTTTATAGGAGTTAAAGATGATTTATCAATTAATGAAGTTAATGAGATGGTTAGTAAAATAGAAAATGTAGCTGGAGTAACTACGGTTCTTGCATATACTAAAGTTGTAGGACCTATGGTGCCATTGGATGCTATACCAGATAAAGACAAAGAGGTGTTTTTTGGAAATGGTTATCAACGTATTTTTGTTAATTCATCTTATTCAAATGCATCTGATGAAGTATCTAAACAGTTAGAAGAGATAGATAATATAGTCAAGGAATATGATGAAGATGGTTTTATAACAGGGGAAGCACCTCTTACAAAAGATTTAATTACTATATCAGATATTGATTTTGAAAATGTAAATATTATATCAATATTGGTTGTATTTATAATAATAGCAATTGTATTACAATCTATAAGTTTACCTATTATATTAGTTGCAGAAATACAACTAGCAATATTTATAAATATGGGGATACCAACATATACACATACAGTCATACCATTTGTATCCTCAATTGTAATTGGATGTATTCAATTAGGATCAACAGTTGACTATGCAATATTGCTTACTACTAGATTTAAAGAAGAACTTCAATATACAACTGATAAAAGAAAGGCTATGGAGAAAGCCCTTTCATCTTCAGGAAAATCAATAGTAACTAGTGCTGCATCATTTTTTGCAGCAACTATAGGAGTTGTATTTATATCTAAGATAGATTTAATTAGTTCATTAACATCTATGATGGCAAGAGGAGCCATAATAAGCATGTTAGTTATATTGTTTATATTACCAGCTATATTGCTTGTTTTAGAGCCGGTTATAAATAAGACTACTTATAATTGGAAAAAAACTAATAATATTCAGGAGGAGAAGTAA